One stretch of Muribaculum intestinale DNA includes these proteins:
- a CDS encoding RagB/SusD family nutrient uptake outer membrane protein: protein MKLNKIKYTVLACAALAVGATSCVGDLDITPKDPSKRTDLTNGLEYYNYFAQIYAGLTIAGVNNNSDISVDDGGAGVYTRQLWNLQELCTDEAFIGKNWNDAGLDELDYCTWSPDNHWLYEAMSRFTFQINLCNEFLRTIDKAASVENPIPADEIALMKREARVVRALAYYHMMDCFGRGPWTTEDSPIGVTPPTETRAQMFPKVVADLEDAINGGIPKASDQVYGRVSREGALMLLAKLYINAEVYTGTPMYDKCAAACQQIVSTINTLVGENDGKEYKYLFCATNDRYARGGEILWAIPQDNSYTQSYGGTTYLGMGAYNANIGADLQKRLGIDGTGWGGPRVRPELGSTITKSDGRWLFWDEGLSNDLSDIGDWGMPGGSGLMCIKYVYTPEENYYNTDGSVKVNTFNSADFPLFRLADTFLMLAECQLKGVSCNGQSYFDRVRARAGLAPAALNADNLLDERMRELYWEGHRRTDLIRFGKFTTANWSWKGGTEFGVGAISADRNLYAIPTQYVSTLGQNPGY, encoded by the coding sequence ATGAAACTGAATAAAATAAAATATACCGTTCTCGCCTGTGCCGCATTGGCTGTCGGAGCTACATCCTGCGTGGGCGACCTCGACATCACTCCGAAGGACCCAAGCAAGCGCACCGACCTTACCAACGGTCTGGAGTATTACAATTACTTCGCCCAGATTTATGCCGGACTGACTATCGCCGGTGTAAACAACAACTCCGACATCTCCGTCGACGACGGCGGCGCCGGTGTATACACCCGCCAGCTCTGGAACCTCCAGGAACTCTGTACCGACGAGGCTTTCATCGGTAAGAACTGGAACGACGCAGGTCTCGACGAGCTCGACTACTGCACATGGAGCCCCGACAACCATTGGCTTTATGAGGCTATGTCGCGCTTCACATTTCAGATTAATCTCTGCAACGAGTTTCTGCGCACTATCGACAAGGCCGCATCGGTTGAGAATCCTATCCCGGCCGACGAAATCGCTCTCATGAAGCGCGAGGCTCGCGTGGTTCGCGCGCTTGCCTACTATCATATGATGGACTGCTTCGGCCGCGGTCCCTGGACTACCGAGGATTCGCCCATCGGTGTGACTCCTCCCACCGAGACACGCGCCCAGATGTTCCCCAAAGTCGTCGCCGACCTTGAGGACGCCATCAACGGCGGAATACCCAAGGCTTCCGACCAGGTATATGGCCGTGTGAGCCGCGAAGGCGCCCTGATGCTCCTCGCCAAGCTCTACATCAACGCCGAGGTATATACCGGCACTCCCATGTACGACAAGTGTGCCGCAGCATGCCAGCAGATTGTATCGACTATCAACACTCTCGTCGGTGAGAACGACGGCAAGGAGTACAAGTACCTCTTCTGCGCCACCAACGACCGCTATGCCCGCGGCGGAGAGATTCTCTGGGCCATCCCTCAGGACAACTCCTACACTCAGAGCTACGGAGGCACAACCTACCTCGGCATGGGTGCCTACAACGCCAACATCGGCGCCGACCTTCAGAAGCGCCTCGGTATCGACGGCACAGGATGGGGAGGCCCGCGCGTGCGTCCCGAGCTTGGCAGCACGATTACCAAGAGCGATGGCCGTTGGCTGTTTTGGGACGAGGGTCTCTCCAACGACCTCAGCGACATCGGCGACTGGGGCATGCCCGGCGGCTCAGGCCTGATGTGTATCAAATATGTATACACTCCCGAAGAAAACTACTATAACACCGACGGCTCTGTAAAGGTCAACACATTCAACTCGGCCGACTTCCCCCTCTTCCGCCTTGCCGACACATTCCTTATGCTCGCCGAGTGCCAGCTCAAGGGTGTAAGCTGCAACGGACAGAGCTATTTCGACCGTGTGCGTGCACGTGCCGGCCTTGCTCCCGCGGCTCTCAATGCCGACAATCTGCTTGACGAACGTATGCGCGAGCTCTATTGGGAGGGACATCGCCGCACCGACCTCATCCGCTTCGGCAAATTCACTACAGCCAACTGGTCGTGGAAGGGCGGCACTGAGTTTGGCGTCGGAGCCATCTCGGCCGACCGCAACCTCTATGCAATCCCCACACAGTATGTTTCCACTCTGGGACAGAACCCCGGCTATTAA
- a CDS encoding SusC/RagA family TonB-linked outer membrane protein, with protein MKHPLIVIDGVPMDTKGTLGSSNPLSLVNPESIESMTILKDASATAIFGSRASNGVIIITTKKGSSGAPTVNFAANMYINTPRNYMDMMSASQFRNFIINEYGEGSSQANALGNTSTDWQKEVLRTTVSSDYNLSVGGTYRALPYRVSVSYTNNNGIVETTKMDRATFGLNLSPKFFNGLLSINANLRGAYINNRFYEESALGSAVSFNPTLPVYAPDGNIFLNYTTYAGTAVAGPDTPGSSINTLKALNPVSLLKEYDSQSKVFQSIGNLQIDGALPWLPELHANLNLGYDISRSNVDNIHNAYSPMSWKNGSDLPYVGDVLVAPDQIGSGKYDIKSTRDGQGRTFHEHQVKANLLLDFYLNYKKEFESIRSNLDVTAGYSWQSFRWQGNSLTRINSGEYNNFQAYPTSYYRNDLALVSFFGRLNYGFMDKYLLTVTVRRDGTSRFSKDHRWGTFPSVALAWRLIDENFMASLRPVLSDLKLRVGYGVTGQQDLGDDFFPYLPVYVIGNNGNLEPNTTSYPNPIPESLRGQYGSDYAFINVLKPNGYNTDIKWEETHTWNVGVDFGFLNNRINGSLDFYKRKTKDLLTFTTVPAGSNLTNALNMNIGDLENTGIEFTVSTRPIVTQDLTWSSDFNIAWNQNKITKLTAGNDPDFFIAAGEGISAGTGGTVQAHMVGHPAYSYYVYQQVYDQDGNPIEGQYVDRNGDGQITEADKYLYHSRDPKVVLTWSNSVNYKNWDFGIVLRANIGNWVYNDFEASNVSKSSTASLPLSNLMANRFIFNDLGVKGAMSDYFVRNASFLRCDNITVGYTWPSLINDALRLRLYGAVQNPFVITKYNGLDPEVFSGVDKNIYPRPITVSLGVVASF; from the coding sequence ATGAAACACCCTCTTATTGTTATCGACGGTGTGCCCATGGACACAAAGGGCACTCTGGGCTCATCCAACCCTCTGTCGCTCGTAAACCCCGAGAGCATCGAGTCGATGACAATCCTCAAGGATGCATCGGCAACCGCAATCTTCGGTAGCCGTGCCTCCAACGGTGTGATTATCATCACCACCAAGAAGGGTAGCTCGGGCGCGCCGACAGTCAACTTCGCAGCCAACATGTACATCAACACTCCGCGCAACTACATGGACATGATGTCGGCATCGCAGTTCCGCAACTTCATCATCAATGAATATGGCGAAGGCTCATCGCAGGCCAACGCCCTCGGCAACACTTCTACCGATTGGCAGAAGGAGGTGCTCCGCACCACCGTCAGCTCCGACTACAACCTCAGCGTCGGAGGCACATACCGTGCTCTTCCCTACCGCGTGTCGGTCAGCTATACCAACAACAACGGTATCGTGGAGACCACCAAGATGGACCGTGCCACTTTCGGCCTCAACCTTTCGCCCAAGTTCTTCAACGGACTCCTTTCTATCAACGCCAACCTCCGCGGCGCATACATCAACAACCGCTTCTACGAGGAGTCGGCTCTTGGTAGTGCCGTGAGCTTCAACCCGACGCTCCCCGTATATGCTCCCGACGGCAACATATTCCTCAACTATACCACCTATGCCGGTACTGCCGTAGCGGGCCCGGACACCCCTGGATCGTCAATCAACACTCTGAAGGCACTCAACCCGGTTTCGCTTCTCAAGGAGTATGACTCGCAGTCCAAGGTGTTCCAGTCAATCGGCAACCTCCAGATTGACGGCGCTCTCCCCTGGCTCCCCGAGCTACACGCCAACCTCAACCTCGGCTACGACATCTCGCGCTCGAATGTCGACAATATCCACAACGCATACTCCCCCATGTCGTGGAAAAACGGTTCCGACCTCCCCTATGTAGGCGATGTGCTGGTGGCTCCCGACCAGATTGGCTCAGGAAAATATGACATCAAGTCGACTCGCGACGGACAGGGCCGTACATTCCACGAACACCAGGTGAAGGCCAACCTCCTTCTCGACTTCTACCTTAATTATAAGAAAGAGTTTGAGAGCATCCGCTCCAACCTCGATGTTACAGCCGGCTACTCATGGCAGTCGTTCCGCTGGCAGGGCAACAGCCTTACCCGTATCAACTCAGGCGAATACAACAACTTCCAGGCATATCCAACAAGCTACTACCGCAACGACCTTGCTCTCGTCAGCTTCTTCGGCCGACTCAACTACGGATTCATGGACAAGTATCTCCTTACCGTGACCGTACGCCGCGACGGTACATCGCGCTTCTCTAAGGACCACCGCTGGGGCACATTCCCCTCTGTAGCTCTCGCATGGCGCCTTATCGACGAAAACTTCATGGCTTCGCTCCGTCCCGTGCTCTCCGACCTCAAGCTGCGTGTAGGCTACGGTGTCACCGGACAGCAGGATCTCGGCGACGACTTCTTCCCCTACCTCCCTGTATACGTTATCGGCAATAACGGCAACCTCGAGCCCAACACCACATCATATCCCAACCCCATACCCGAGTCGCTCCGCGGCCAGTATGGCTCTGACTACGCATTCATCAATGTGCTCAAGCCCAACGGCTACAACACTGACATCAAGTGGGAGGAGACACACACATGGAACGTTGGTGTCGACTTCGGTTTCCTCAACAACCGCATCAACGGTAGCCTCGACTTCTACAAGCGCAAGACCAAGGACCTGCTCACATTCACCACTGTGCCCGCAGGCTCCAACCTCACCAACGCCCTCAACATGAACATCGGCGACCTTGAGAACACCGGTATTGAGTTTACCGTATCAACACGCCCGATTGTCACTCAGGATCTCACATGGTCGTCCGACTTCAACATCGCCTGGAACCAAAACAAGATTACCAAACTTACCGCAGGCAATGACCCCGATTTCTTCATCGCTGCCGGTGAAGGTATCTCGGCCGGTACCGGAGGTACTGTACAGGCACATATGGTTGGTCATCCGGCCTACAGCTACTATGTATATCAGCAGGTCTACGACCAGGACGGCAACCCCATCGAGGGTCAGTATGTCGACCGCAACGGTGACGGCCAGATTACAGAGGCCGACAAATACCTCTACCACAGCCGCGACCCCAAGGTGGTGCTTACATGGAGCAACTCGGTCAACTATAAGAACTGGGACTTCGGTATCGTGCTCCGCGCCAATATCGGCAACTGGGTATACAACGACTTCGAGGCTTCCAACGTCAGCAAGTCGTCGACTGCTTCATTACCTCTGAGCAACCTCATGGCCAACCGCTTCATCTTCAACGACCTCGGCGTAAAGGGCGCCATGAGCGACTACTTCGTGCGCAACGCCTCATTCCTCCGCTGCGACAACATCACCGTTGGCTATACATGGCCTTCGCTTATCAACGACGCTCTACGCCTCCGCCTTTATGGAGCCGTGCAGAATCCGTTCGTGATTACCAAGTACAACGGTCTTGATCCCGAGGTATTCTCCGGTGTCGACAAGAACATCTATCCACGTCCTATCACCGTGTCGCTCGGTGTGGTAGCTTCTTTCTAA
- a CDS encoding NADH-quinone oxidoreductase subunit A yields MVSLIFGIQNSTLAVVGALTGVALVALALVLAGLISPRSFNPQKGEAYECGIPTRGESMAQFHIGYYLYAILFLMFDVETVFLYPWAVNMRALGTDGLLCIAVFFGILVLGLVYAWRKGALEWK; encoded by the coding sequence ATGGTATCATTAATTTTTGGTATTCAGAACTCTACTCTCGCCGTGGTGGGCGCCCTTACAGGTGTTGCCCTCGTGGCGTTGGCGCTCGTGCTCGCGGGGCTCATCTCGCCGCGCAGCTTCAATCCTCAGAAGGGCGAGGCCTATGAGTGCGGTATTCCTACGCGTGGCGAGAGCATGGCGCAGTTCCACATCGGCTACTATCTCTATGCCATCCTGTTTTTGATGTTCGACGTAGAGACCGTGTTTCTCTACCCCTGGGCTGTCAACATGAGAGCCCTCGGCACCGACGGTCTGCTTTGCATCGCTGTATTTTTCGGAATTTTAGTGCTGGGCCTCGTATATGCCTGGCGGAAAGGAGCTCTTGAATGGAAGTAA
- a CDS encoding NADH-quinone oxidoreductase subunit B — MEVTAQGMPYAEFKDNEYIESLVSELRANGTNVVVGSLDKLINWGRSNSIWPLTFATSCCGIEFIALGAARFDMARFGWEVARASPRQADFMMVAGTIVHRMAPVVRRLYDQLAEPKYVIACGGCAISGGPFKHSYHVVKGVGEVIPVDVYVPGCPPRPEAMIYGIMQLSRKIKVEKFFGGVNRQEKREAFLAARDAAAALVKEGVEQEKGMSE; from the coding sequence ATGGAAGTAACTGCACAGGGCATGCCTTATGCCGAGTTTAAGGATAATGAATATATAGAATCGCTCGTCAGCGAGCTGCGCGCCAACGGCACAAATGTCGTGGTCGGTTCGCTCGACAAGCTAATCAACTGGGGGCGCAGTAACTCTATATGGCCGCTCACATTCGCCACCAGTTGCTGCGGTATTGAGTTTATCGCACTTGGAGCGGCGCGCTTCGACATGGCGCGCTTCGGCTGGGAAGTAGCTCGTGCCTCGCCCCGTCAGGCCGACTTCATGATGGTGGCCGGCACAATCGTGCATCGCATGGCCCCGGTAGTGCGTCGTCTTTACGACCAGCTCGCCGAGCCCAAGTATGTGATTGCATGCGGCGGATGCGCCATCTCCGGCGGCCCATTCAAGCATAGCTATCATGTAGTAAAAGGTGTGGGCGAGGTAATCCCCGTCGATGTATACGTGCCCGGATGTCCTCCGCGCCCCGAAGCCATGATATACGGTATCATGCAGCTCTCCCGCAAGATTAAGGTGGAGAAATTCTTCGGCGGAGTGAACCGTCAGGAGAAGCGCGAGGCATTCCTCGCCGCACGCGATGCCGCCGCAGCCCTCGTAAAAGAGGGTGTGGAGCAGGAGAAAGGCATGTCGGAATAA
- a CDS encoding IS5 family transposase, protein MYTSDLTEAQKAFIKETIPMDNWTSKYDFFLVFDAILYVDKTGCQWRNLPHDFPAWQTVYYYFRAWSAIGEFKNLLDSLVAEVRFQEGQTPEPSVAVVDAQSVRAASYPSPKGFDGNKKVKGIKRQIAVDENGHLLDVKTTTANIHDSKGGLMLLALLAASHPVIKKILADRGYRGDLIELVRNTFGMNVEITLSGSSDGKFIPAKGRWVAERSISWLDNFRRLCRNYEDTLEVARQMVIIAGVAMLLNRLTAN, encoded by the coding sequence ATGTACACCTCTGATTTAACAGAAGCACAGAAAGCTTTCATAAAAGAAACAATTCCAATGGATAATTGGACGAGCAAATATGATTTTTTCCTTGTCTTTGATGCCATTCTATATGTGGACAAGACCGGCTGTCAATGGCGTAATCTACCTCATGACTTTCCGGCATGGCAGACCGTATATTACTATTTCCGTGCATGGAGTGCCATCGGCGAGTTCAAGAATCTGCTTGACAGCCTTGTCGCAGAAGTGCGATTTCAGGAAGGTCAGACACCGGAACCAAGTGTTGCGGTTGTAGACGCTCAAAGTGTGCGGGCTGCCTCATATCCCTCACCGAAAGGTTTTGACGGCAACAAGAAAGTCAAGGGAATAAAACGGCAGATTGCAGTTGACGAGAATGGGCATCTGCTTGATGTAAAGACAACTACCGCTAACATACATGACTCCAAAGGCGGTTTGATGCTTCTGGCTTTACTTGCCGCCTCGCACCCGGTCATCAAGAAGATTCTTGCAGACAGAGGCTATCGCGGAGATTTGATTGAACTTGTGAGAAATACCTTTGGCATGAACGTGGAAATCACTTTGTCTGGTTCTTCTGACGGGAAGTTTATCCCGGCAAAGGGCAGATGGGTTGCGGAGCGCTCTATCTCATGGCTTGACAACTTCCGACGTTTATGCAGAAATTATGAGGATACATTGGAGGTCGCACGACAGATGGTCATCATAGCAGGTGTGGCAATGCTCTTGAACAGGCTTACAGCAAATTAA